A genomic window from Flavobacterium hankyongi includes:
- a CDS encoding type I phosphomannose isomerase catalytic subunit: protein MEVYPLIFKPILKDRIWGGTKLTTQLNKEKLTQTTGESWEISTVPGDVSIIANGIYKGLNLNELIEKFPDEVLGYKIHKQFGLDFPLLFKFLDAREDLSIQLHPNDELAKKRHNSFGKTEMWYVMQADDEARLIVGFKEKSSPEEYLKHLNDTTLVSILDQVPVKKGDVFFLETGTIHAIGAGIVIAEIQQTSDVTYRIYDFDRKDVNGNKRELHVDLALEAINYDVVAAKKEYNSVENRSNEAVKCPYFTTSVIPLNGKFDKVKNDDCFVVYMCTEGEFLVHYKHHNFEFKKGDTILLPSVLTEFQLIGQANLLEITIE from the coding sequence ATGGAAGTTTACCCTTTGATATTTAAACCCATTTTAAAAGATAGAATTTGGGGTGGTACAAAACTAACTACACAACTTAATAAAGAAAAACTAACTCAAACCACAGGTGAAAGTTGGGAAATATCGACAGTACCTGGAGATGTTAGTATTATTGCTAACGGAATTTACAAAGGTTTAAACTTAAATGAATTAATCGAAAAATTTCCAGATGAGGTTTTAGGTTATAAGATTCATAAACAGTTTGGATTAGATTTTCCTTTACTGTTTAAATTTTTAGATGCTAGAGAAGATCTATCTATTCAATTGCATCCTAATGATGAATTGGCTAAAAAACGCCATAATTCGTTTGGTAAAACAGAAATGTGGTACGTTATGCAGGCTGATGATGAAGCAAGGCTAATTGTAGGTTTTAAAGAGAAATCTTCACCTGAAGAATACTTAAAACATCTAAACGATACAACCTTAGTTTCTATTCTTGATCAAGTACCTGTAAAAAAAGGAGATGTGTTTTTCCTTGAAACAGGAACAATTCATGCTATTGGTGCAGGGATTGTAATTGCAGAGATTCAGCAAACTTCTGATGTAACCTATAGAATTTACGATTTTGACCGTAAAGATGTGAACGGAAATAAGCGGGAACTTCATGTCGATTTAGCTTTAGAAGCGATAAATTATGACGTAGTCGCTGCTAAAAAAGAATACAATTCTGTAGAAAACAGAAGCAATGAAGCAGTTAAATGTCCTTATTTTACAACAAGTGTAATTCCGTTAAATGGAAAATTTGACAAAGTAAAAAACGACGATTGCTTTGTTGTGTATATGTGTACCGAAGGTGAATTTTTGGTTCATTATAAACATCATAATTTCGAATTTAAAAAAGGAGATACTATTTTATTGCCATCGGTATTGACTGAATTTCAATTGATTGGACAGGCAAATTTGTTAGAAATCACAATAGAGTAG
- a CDS encoding 6-pyruvoyl trahydropterin synthase family protein, translated as MKVTVSRKAHFNAAHRLYRKDWSDEQNQKVFGKCNNPNFHGHNYELIVSVTGSINPETGYVIDIKDLSDIIFEEIEAKFDHKNLNLDVPEFENLNPTAENIVVVIWNKIRKRIASENDLEVTLYETPRNFVTFKG; from the coding sequence ATGAAAGTCACAGTAAGCAGGAAAGCTCATTTTAATGCAGCTCACAGACTGTATCGCAAAGATTGGTCTGACGAACAAAATCAAAAAGTTTTTGGGAAATGTAATAACCCTAATTTTCACGGACACAATTACGAATTAATTGTAAGTGTGACAGGTAGTATTAATCCAGAAACAGGATACGTTATTGACATTAAAGATTTATCAGATATTATTTTTGAAGAGATTGAAGCCAAATTTGATCATAAGAATTTAAATTTAGATGTTCCTGAATTTGAGAATTTAAATCCAACTGCAGAAAATATAGTTGTGGTTATTTGGAATAAAATTAGAAAAAGAATCGCTTCAGAAAACGATTTGGAAGTAACATTATATGAAACGCCACGAAATTTTGTAACATTCAAAGGATAA
- a CDS encoding sterol desaturase family protein produces MSEIVNYFQTIPSSHRSFLLIGGITLFWIIENGFPLFKFKYNKWQHAGINFFFTLTTIVINFSLAFLLYKSSVFVSENKFGLIYWFHLDNLWLQAIVGLLFMDLIGAYTAHLVQHKTKPLWRYHLIHHTDTWIDTTTANRHHPGESVIRFIFTIFAIIIVGAPIWLFFLYQSLSVFLSQFNHANMSLPKTLDKYISYIIVSPDMHKIHHHYKLPYTDSNYGNIFSIWDRLFGTFMVMPREELIYGVDTHMKEEENNKLSNLLAIPFQKYRAPEN; encoded by the coding sequence ATAAGCGAAATTGTAAATTATTTTCAAACCATCCCATCATCTCATAGAAGTTTTCTGTTAATTGGAGGAATTACTCTTTTTTGGATAATAGAAAACGGATTCCCTTTATTTAAGTTTAAATATAACAAATGGCAACACGCTGGGATTAATTTCTTCTTTACTTTAACCACAATAGTTATCAATTTTTCCTTAGCATTCCTACTATATAAAAGTTCTGTTTTTGTTTCTGAAAATAAATTCGGTCTTATTTATTGGTTTCATTTAGACAATCTTTGGTTACAAGCAATTGTAGGTTTATTATTCATGGATCTTATAGGAGCATATACTGCTCACCTTGTGCAACACAAAACAAAACCTTTGTGGAGATATCATTTAATTCATCATACAGATACTTGGATTGACACCACAACGGCCAATAGACATCATCCAGGAGAAAGTGTTATCCGTTTTATTTTTACAATTTTTGCTATAATAATAGTTGGAGCCCCAATTTGGTTATTCTTTTTGTATCAGTCACTTTCTGTGTTTTTATCACAGTTTAACCATGCAAATATGTCGTTACCAAAAACATTAGATAAGTATATCAGTTACATCATAGTTTCACCAGATATGCACAAAATACACCATCATTATAAATTACCTTATACAGATAGTAATTATGGAAATATTTTTTCTATTTGGGACAGATTATTTGGAACATTTATGGTAATGCCACGAGAAGAATTAATTTATGGAGTAGATACACATATGAAAGAGGAAGAAAATAATAAGCTTTCCAACTTACTAGCAATTCCTTTTCAAAAATATAGAGCACCCGAAAATTAA
- a CDS encoding TIGR03643 family protein, which yields MRKSKIADLDRETLERLVSMAQEERKPFEVIKEEFGISENEVTELIRKRLSKDQFELWKKKVTATKPKPKQANVDDFDEELDGKYYLKNKFD from the coding sequence ATGAGAAAAAGTAAAATCGCTGATTTAGACAGAGAAACTTTAGAAAGACTAGTCAGCATGGCACAAGAGGAAAGAAAACCTTTTGAAGTAATTAAGGAAGAATTTGGCATTAGCGAAAATGAAGTAACAGAGCTAATCCGTAAGCGTTTATCCAAAGATCAATTTGAACTTTGGAAGAAAAAGGTAACAGCAACAAAACCTAAGCCTAAGCAAGCTAATGTTGATGATTTTGACGAGGAACTAGATGGAAAATACTATTTGAAAAATAAATTCGATTAA
- a CDS encoding peroxiredoxin — MQEVLKVGDKLPLFGAKDQKGEDFYITSVLEKKVLVIYFYPKDDTPGCTKQACFFRDQYEEFKDLGAEVIGISGDSVAAHKKFAHKYDLPFTLLSDNDKSIRKLFGVPTNFLGLIPGRVTYIVDKKGIVRMIYDSMDAESHFPKVVEAVKNLI, encoded by the coding sequence ATGCAAGAAGTATTAAAAGTAGGGGATAAATTGCCATTATTTGGAGCTAAAGATCAAAAAGGAGAAGATTTTTATATTACTTCTGTTTTAGAAAAAAAAGTTTTGGTAATATATTTTTATCCAAAAGACGATACGCCTGGATGTACTAAACAAGCTTGTTTTTTTAGAGATCAGTACGAAGAGTTTAAAGATTTAGGTGCCGAAGTTATAGGCATAAGTGGTGATAGTGTTGCAGCACATAAAAAATTTGCTCATAAATATGATTTACCTTTTACTTTATTGTCTGATAATGATAAAAGCATTCGTAAATTGTTTGGTGTGCCAACTAACTTTTTAGGATTAATTCCTGGACGAGTTACCTACATTGTAGATAAAAAAGGAATAGTAAGAATGATTTATGATAGTATGGATGCAGAAAGCCATTTTCCTAAAGTTGTTGAAGCAGTTAAAAATTTAATTTAA
- the idi gene encoding isopentenyl-diphosphate Delta-isomerase translates to MIEERVILVNENDEQIGLMPKLEAHEKALLHRAFSVFILNDKNELMLQQRAHHKYHSPLLWTNTCCSHQREGETNIEAGSRRLMEEMGFITELKELFHFIYKAPFDNGLTEHELDHVMVGYFNEDPKINNDEVESWKWMSIDAVKDDMEINPEIYTVWFKIIFDEFYHFLEDHKL, encoded by the coding sequence ATGATCGAAGAGAGAGTAATTTTAGTAAATGAAAATGATGAGCAAATAGGTTTAATGCCAAAATTAGAAGCTCACGAGAAAGCCTTATTGCATAGAGCTTTTTCAGTTTTTATACTGAATGATAAAAATGAATTGATGCTTCAACAAAGAGCACATCATAAATATCATTCGCCCTTATTGTGGACGAATACTTGTTGCAGTCATCAAAGAGAGGGAGAAACAAATATAGAGGCTGGTAGTAGAAGATTAATGGAAGAAATGGGTTTTATAACCGAACTAAAAGAGTTGTTTCATTTTATTTATAAAGCACCTTTTGATAACGGATTGACTGAGCATGAACTAGACCATGTTATGGTTGGATACTTTAATGAAGATCCGAAGATTAATAATGATGAGGTTGAAAGTTGGAAATGGATGAGTATTGATGCTGTTAAAGATGACATGGAAATCAATCCTGAAATTTATACGGTTTGGTTCAAAATCATATTTGATGAATTTTATCATTTTCTAGAAGACCATAAGTTATGA
- a CDS encoding DUF4369 domain-containing protein, which produces MYKVIIAALSLSLLVACGEEKAKGNLEITGNIKGFKKGKLYIQKVQDTTLIALDTIVLNGESSFKSIINIDSPEMLYLFVDRGVTNSLDNNLLFFAEPGKINIDTDLEFFLGNAKITGSKNNDLYTDYKGIISKFNEQQLEYVKDELMALKNKKDISAENAKKQETLLKKRYLYAANYALTHADKEVAPYIALTDIYDMNIKYLDTIQKSMSPEVAKSKYGQKFTQFLKERKENETTTSKK; this is translated from the coding sequence ATGTATAAAGTTATTATAGCAGCTCTTTCTCTTTCATTATTAGTTGCTTGTGGAGAAGAAAAAGCTAAAGGAAATTTAGAAATTACAGGAAATATTAAAGGCTTTAAAAAAGGCAAATTATATATTCAAAAAGTACAGGATACTACATTAATCGCGCTTGACACAATTGTTTTAAACGGTGAATCATCATTCAAAAGTATTATAAATATAGATTCTCCTGAAATGCTATACTTATTTGTCGATAGAGGTGTAACCAATTCTCTTGACAACAATTTATTATTTTTTGCAGAACCTGGAAAAATAAACATTGATACAGATTTAGAATTCTTTTTAGGCAATGCTAAAATAACTGGATCTAAAAACAACGATTTATACACAGATTATAAAGGAATTATCTCTAAGTTTAATGAACAACAATTAGAATATGTTAAAGATGAATTAATGGCATTAAAAAACAAAAAAGATATCTCTGCTGAAAATGCTAAAAAACAAGAGACGTTGCTAAAAAAACGTTATTTATATGCCGCAAATTATGCATTAACACATGCTGATAAAGAAGTAGCTCCATATATTGCTTTGACAGACATTTATGACATGAACATTAAATATCTAGATACAATTCAAAAATCGATGTCCCCTGAAGTTGCAAAATCAAAATACGGGCAAAAATTCACTCAATTTCTTAAAGAAAGAAAAGAAAACGAAACAACTACATCAAAAAAATAA
- a CDS encoding FG-GAP-like repeat-containing protein yields MKKITILITLLFVMQFSIAQDSCVGAVPITTAGLYTVDVINGAPPTLICADNGAIPSTRPPGAEWYAYTPTANYTVTVTTDITQNTSGIDTRVHVYTGNCGALTCYAADDDAGTLYQYSSVVTFNVTAGTTYIIAFDNRWNSLGFTFQLIENTIVVPVPAPVTYTNQVISTINSTHNKCVVDMNGDHKDDIVGVGSGYLKVHNQEPGGTFSITNFTLSGTSKMPTWSMAAGDYNKDGYNDLVLGAGDGLSLWSSQNNGGVVTYTPITPGEYIFCQRTNFVDINNDGNLDIFSCHDVNRNVYYLNNASNNLTYYQSGVTPGAYNLGLTASGGNYASLWTDFDNDGDVDMFISKCSGPPCELHRNDGNGVFTDISAIAQINPTPVQSWSSAVADFDNDGDMDILIGSNGSTDHKFFRNNLDLTNSTEEAYSEITIGSGWDLDSTINRDYIAYDFDNNGLVDVMGSANKIMFNQGNNVFSPVTYTGLGISVGGVGDLNNDGFLDIVNGSTIHFATPNGNNWLKVALDGVQSNKNGIGARIEIYGPWGKQIRDVRSGEGFAYMSTLNAHFGLGASTTIDQVVIHWPSGIVDTYNNVTPNQQLLVTEGATLSVIKNENNSVFSIYPNPARNVINIQMNRMGIEFAEAKIYDLTGKKALESKMNENKINVESLSKGTYILVLKDTDGNNYSQKIIKE; encoded by the coding sequence ATGAAAAAAATTACAATTTTAATTACACTGCTATTTGTGATGCAATTTTCAATAGCTCAAGACAGTTGTGTTGGAGCTGTTCCTATAACTACAGCAGGTCTTTATACTGTTGATGTCATCAACGGAGCACCACCAACTTTAATCTGTGCTGATAATGGTGCAATTCCTTCTACTAGACCACCAGGAGCAGAATGGTATGCATATACTCCTACAGCTAACTATACGGTAACTGTTACAACCGATATTACTCAAAATACCTCGGGGATAGATACTAGGGTTCATGTGTATACAGGTAACTGTGGCGCGCTAACATGTTATGCAGCAGATGATGACGCAGGGACACTTTATCAGTATTCTTCAGTGGTAACATTTAATGTAACTGCAGGAACTACTTATATTATCGCTTTTGATAACCGATGGAATTCATTAGGGTTTACCTTTCAATTAATAGAAAATACTATTGTTGTCCCTGTTCCTGCACCTGTTACTTACACTAATCAAGTAATAAGTACTATTAATAGCACGCATAATAAATGTGTGGTCGATATGAATGGTGATCATAAGGATGATATAGTAGGTGTAGGTTCTGGATACTTGAAAGTTCACAACCAAGAACCCGGAGGTACTTTTTCTATTACAAATTTTACTCTTTCTGGAACTAGTAAAATGCCTACATGGAGTATGGCGGCTGGTGACTACAATAAAGATGGTTATAATGATTTGGTTTTAGGTGCTGGTGACGGATTATCGCTTTGGAGTTCCCAAAATAACGGAGGAGTAGTAACTTATACTCCTATAACCCCTGGAGAATACATATTTTGTCAAAGAACTAATTTTGTAGATATTAACAATGATGGAAATTTAGATATTTTCTCATGTCATGATGTGAATAGAAATGTATATTATCTAAACAATGCTTCTAATAACCTAACTTATTACCAATCGGGGGTAACACCTGGAGCCTACAATTTAGGACTAACTGCAAGTGGAGGAAATTATGCTTCACTTTGGACCGATTTTGATAATGATGGTGATGTTGATATGTTTATTTCAAAATGCTCCGGACCACCTTGTGAATTACATAGAAATGATGGAAATGGTGTTTTTACAGATATTTCAGCCATAGCACAAATTAACCCAACGCCAGTACAATCTTGGTCTTCTGCTGTAGCAGATTTTGATAATGATGGAGATATGGACATTTTGATAGGTTCAAATGGTTCTACTGATCATAAATTTTTCAGAAATAATCTTGATTTAACAAATAGTACTGAGGAAGCTTATTCAGAAATTACAATAGGATCAGGCTGGGATTTGGATTCTACGATTAATCGAGATTATATCGCTTATGACTTCGATAATAATGGTCTTGTTGATGTTATGGGTAGCGCAAATAAAATCATGTTCAATCAAGGAAATAATGTTTTTTCTCCAGTGACTTATACGGGGCTAGGAATTAGTGTTGGTGGTGTTGGTGATTTAAATAATGATGGATTTTTGGACATAGTAAACGGAAGTACAATTCATTTTGCAACGCCTAATGGTAATAATTGGTTAAAAGTTGCTTTAGATGGTGTTCAAAGTAACAAAAACGGAATTGGAGCAAGAATTGAAATTTATGGTCCATGGGGAAAACAAATTAGAGATGTTAGAAGCGGAGAAGGATTTGCTTATATGAGTACTTTAAATGCTCATTTTGGATTAGGTGCTTCAACAACGATAGATCAGGTTGTTATACATTGGCCATCAGGAATTGTGGATACATATAATAATGTTACTCCAAATCAACAATTACTTGTTACAGAAGGTGCAACGCTATCGGTTATAAAAAATGAAAACAATTCAGTTTTTAGTATTTATCCAAATCCAGCAAGAAATGTTATCAATATTCAAATGAATAGAATGGGGATTGAATTTGCAGAAGCTAAAATTTATGACTTAACTGGTAAAAAAGCTCTTGAAAGCAAAATGAATGAGAATAAAATCAATGTAGAAAGTCTTTCAAAAGGAACATATATTTTAGTTTTAAAAGATACAGATGGTAATAATTATTCTCAAAAAATTATTAAGGAATAA
- a CDS encoding peptidase M61 → MKKILIAASFAFFMMSCKSGQTSTTAVTPEVKVNIDLNVIKDDKVMVTVLPSPTKEETVTFNIPKTVPGTYSADNYGKYIENVKAYDAKGNSLPIAKMDDNTWRISEATKLSKVTYWVNDTYDQETQGGIGGKDVFSPAGTNIDPDCFMVNTHGFVGYFSDKKEVPYTVTISHSDKLFGATSMTDLDAAANQDTFKASRYAELVDHPIMYSKPDYTTFKVEDMDILISVYSPTGKFKAADITPAMETMMKAQKKFLGPINNTKKYAVLLYLSDLSKNDAKGFGALEHTTSTTVVMPEMMPEQEMAEQLKDVVSHEFFHIVTPLGIHANEIHYFDFNAPKMSKHLWMYEGVTEYFANLFQINQGLISEDDFYNRMSDKIRQASQMNDTMPFTKMSANVLENPYKDQYLNVYQKGALIGMCLDITIREKSNGERGILDLMQKLNNEYGINKPFNDEELFDKIVSLTYPEVKTFLDTYVNGPTPIPYEEFFAKVGVTKAKTKVAGNVFLKGQTPYITVNPNTKEIMPIPGIDLPEFYTKLGIKNGDVIAAINGTNYNLDNIYDLIMASQSWKDGDAITVKIKRDGKESELKGKIVLPYEEVDGYQLTDKSKNALKEAWLKG, encoded by the coding sequence ATGAAAAAAATATTAATAGCAGCGTCATTCGCTTTTTTCATGATGAGCTGTAAATCAGGTCAAACTAGCACAACTGCTGTTACACCTGAGGTAAAAGTTAACATTGACCTAAATGTTATTAAAGATGATAAAGTAATGGTTACTGTATTACCTTCTCCAACTAAAGAAGAAACAGTAACATTCAACATTCCTAAAACTGTTCCTGGAACTTACTCGGCAGACAACTACGGAAAATATATTGAAAACGTAAAAGCTTACGACGCAAAAGGAAACTCGCTTCCTATTGCTAAAATGGACGATAATACTTGGAGAATTTCGGAAGCAACAAAATTGAGCAAAGTTACGTATTGGGTAAACGATACTTATGACCAAGAAACTCAAGGAGGAATTGGTGGTAAAGATGTATTCTCACCGGCTGGAACAAACATTGATCCTGATTGTTTCATGGTAAATACTCATGGATTTGTGGGCTATTTTTCAGACAAAAAAGAAGTTCCTTACACTGTAACTATTTCGCATTCAGATAAATTATTTGGTGCAACTTCTATGACCGATTTAGACGCAGCAGCTAATCAAGATACATTTAAAGCATCTCGTTATGCCGAATTGGTAGATCATCCAATTATGTATTCTAAACCTGATTATACTACTTTTAAAGTAGAAGATATGGACATCTTAATTAGTGTATATTCTCCAACTGGAAAATTTAAAGCTGCCGATATTACTCCTGCAATGGAAACAATGATGAAAGCTCAGAAAAAATTCTTAGGCCCAATCAACAATACAAAAAAATATGCGGTTCTATTATATCTTTCTGATTTAAGTAAAAACGACGCAAAAGGTTTCGGAGCTTTAGAGCATACTACTTCTACTACTGTAGTCATGCCTGAAATGATGCCTGAACAAGAAATGGCAGAACAATTAAAAGATGTTGTTTCTCACGAGTTTTTCCACATTGTAACTCCTCTAGGAATTCATGCTAACGAAATTCATTATTTCGATTTCAATGCACCTAAAATGTCTAAACATTTATGGATGTATGAAGGTGTAACTGAATATTTTGCCAACTTATTCCAAATCAATCAAGGATTAATTTCTGAAGATGATTTTTATAATAGAATGTCAGACAAAATTCGTCAAGCCTCACAAATGAACGATACTATGCCATTCACTAAAATGAGTGCTAACGTATTAGAAAATCCGTATAAAGATCAATACTTAAACGTATATCAAAAAGGAGCATTAATAGGAATGTGTTTAGATATTACAATTCGTGAAAAAAGTAATGGTGAAAGAGGTATTTTAGATTTAATGCAAAAATTAAATAATGAATACGGAATCAACAAACCATTTAACGATGAAGAATTGTTTGATAAAATTGTTTCGCTAACGTATCCAGAAGTAAAAACATTCCTAGATACTTATGTAAATGGTCCAACACCAATTCCATACGAAGAGTTTTTTGCTAAAGTGGGTGTAACAAAAGCCAAAACAAAAGTTGCTGGTAATGTATTCTTAAAAGGGCAAACACCTTACATTACGGTTAACCCAAACACAAAGGAAATTATGCCAATTCCAGGAATAGATTTACCTGAATTTTATACTAAGCTAGGTATCAAAAACGGAGATGTAATAGCAGCAATAAATGGGACAAATTATAATTTAGATAATATTTATGATTTAATCATGGCTAGCCAAAGCTGGAAAGATGGTGATGCCATCACTGTCAAAATTAAACGCGATGGTAAAGAATCTGAATTAAAAGGAAAAATCGTTTTACCTTACGAAGAAGTAGATGGCTACCAATTAACTGACAAAAGCAAAAACGCTCTTAAAGAAGCTTGGTTAAAAGGATAA